The following coding sequences lie in one Anoplolepis gracilipes chromosome 4, ASM4749672v1, whole genome shotgun sequence genomic window:
- the LOC140665084 gene encoding uncharacterized protein → MYYVERSSGGPSRSVNNYVPNRYETPLFENKCDNISLKRRAIRILSRRYALTTTEFKFLEIGINVGTPSYVEIVIGDHQGKELVLSLETWKGLYEQRRNIHDLLRKDSKDTYNFISVGPLTVRVHTINDTKLISLESLNVRMMMIEPTLHRIFNLDQCIDVTFDRLVRITETVDTKFTQFSNIASTITDNKKVSNVICASDAFNKHQLVDCELVALVFSHNM, encoded by the exons atgtaCTACGTCGAAAGAAGCAGTGGCGGCCCCAGCAGAAGcgtgaataattacgtaccgaatcgttatgaaactccattgtttgagaacaaatgtgacaa catttcgttgaagcgtcgtgcgattcgtatactaagtagacgatacgcattgacaaccacggaattcaaattccttgaaattggtatcaacgtgggtacaccgagttacgtggaaattgtcataggagatcatcaaggaaaggaactggtattatctctcgaaacgtggaagggactctacgagcaacgtcgcaatattcacgatttactgcgaaaggactctaaagatacctataattttataagcgttggaccgctaacagtgcgagttcatacgattaacgatactaaacttataagtctcgaatctttaaacgtacgcatgatgatgattgaaccGACGTTACACCGTATATTTAATCTCGATCAATGCATCGATGTAACCTTTGATCGATTGGTTAGAATCACCGAGACAGTCGATACTAAGTTTACACAATTCTCCAATATCGCGTCCACTAtaacggataataaaaaagtgtcaaatgtaatatgcgccagcgacgccttcaataaacatcaactcgtcgattgcgaactggtggctttagtttttagtcacaatatgtaa